One genomic segment of Balaenoptera musculus isolate JJ_BM4_2016_0621 chromosome 11, mBalMus1.pri.v3, whole genome shotgun sequence includes these proteins:
- the LOC118903213 gene encoding histone H1.4-like, with protein MSETVPAAPPVTSAEKTPVKKKARKSAGAVKRKASRPPVSELITKAVSASKERSGISLAALKKALAAGGYDVEKNNSRIKLGLKSLVSKGTLVQTKGTGASGSFKLNKKSATEEAKPKAKKASATNPKKATGAKKPRKATGAASPKKTAKKTPKAKKPLAGTGAKKVVKSPKKVKTAKPKMAKSPAKARIHKHKVAKLKAVKPKKAAPKKK; from the coding sequence ATGTCTGAAACCGTACCTGCTGCGCCTCCTGTTACTTCTGCGGAAAAGACGCCTGTGAAGAAGAAGGCTCGCAAGTCTGCTGGTGCCGTGAAGCGCAAGGCGTCCAGGCCCCCGGTATCCGAGCTCATCACCAAGGCTGTCTCCGCTTCCAAGGAGCGCAGCGGCATATCCCTGGCTGCGCTCAAGAAGGCGCTGGCAGCTGGCGGCTACGACGTGGAGAAGAACAACAGTCGGATCAAGCTAGGTCTCAAGAGCCTGGTGAGTAAGGGCACCCTGGTGCAGACCAAGGGCACCGGCGCCTCTGGCTCTTTCAAGCTCAACAAGAAGTCGGCCACCGAGGAAGCGAAGCCCAAAGCCAAGAAAGCGAGCGCGACCAACCCCAAGAAGGCTACTGGGGCAAAGAAGCCCAGGAAGGCCACAGGCGCTGCCAGTCCGAAAAAAACCGCCAAGAAGACCCCAAAGGCAAAAAAACCATTAGCAGGTACCGGGGCCAAGAAAGTGGTCAAGAGCCCGAAAAAGGTGAAGACAGCCAAACCGAAGATGGCCAAGAGTCCAGCCAAGGCCAGAATTCATAAGCACAAGGTAGCCAAGCTTAAAGCGGTCAAGCCAAAGAAGGCGGCCCCCAAAaagaagtaa
- the LOC118903218 gene encoding histone H2A type 1, which translates to MSGRGKQGGKARAKAKTRSSRAGLQFPVGRVHRLLRKGNYAERVGAGAPVYLAAVLEYLTAEILELAGNAARDNKKTRIIPRHLQLAIRNDEELNKLLGKVTIAQGGVLPNIQAVLLPKKTESHHKAKGK; encoded by the coding sequence ATGTCGGGACGTGGAAAGCAAGGTGGTAAGGCTCGTGCTAAGGCTAAGACCCGTTCTTCTCGGGCTGGGCTTCAGTTCCCCGTGGGCCGAGTGCACCGCCTGCTCCGAAAGGGCAACTACGCCGAGCGGGTCGGGGCCGGCGCGCCCGTGTACCTGGCGGCGGTGCTGGAGTACCTGACGGCCGAGATCCTGGAGCTGGCGGGCAACGCGGCCCGCGACAACAAGAAGACGCGCATCATCCCGCGTCACCTGCAGCTGGCCATCCGCAACGACGAGGAGCTTAACAAGCTGCTGGGCAAAGTCACTATCGCTCAGGGCGGCGTCCTGCCCAACATCCAGGCCGTGCTGCTGCCTAAGAAGACCGAGAGCCACCACAAGGCCAAGGGCAAGTAA
- the LOC118903224 gene encoding histone H2B type 1-C/E/F/G/I-like produces MPEPAKSVPAPKKGSKKAVTKAQKKDGKKRKRSRKESYSVYVYKVLKQVHPDTGISSKAMGIMNSFVNDIFERIAGEASRLAHYNKRSTITSREIQTAVRLLLPGELAKHAVSEGTKAVTKYTSSK; encoded by the coding sequence ATGCCTGAGCCGGCCAAGTCCGTTCCCGCCCCGAAGAAGGGCTCCAAGAAGGCGGTGACCAAAGCCCAGAAGAAAGATGGCAAGAAGCGTAAGCGCAGCCGCAAGGAGAGCTATTCTGTGTACGTGTACAAGGTGCTGAAGCAGGTCCACCCGGACACTGGCATCTCGTCCAAGGCCATGGGCATCATGAACTCGTTCGTCAATGACATTTTCGAGCGCATCGCGGGCGAGGCGTCGCGCCTGGCACATTACAACAAGCGCTCGACCATCACGTCGAGGGAGATCCAGACGGCCGTGCGCCTGCTGCTCCCCGGGGAGCTGGCCAAGCACGCCGTGTCCGAGGGTACCAAGGCTGTCACCAAGTACACCAGCTCCAAGTGA
- the LOC118903226 gene encoding histone H2B type 1-C/E/F/G/I-like gives MPEPAKSALAPKKGSKKAVTKAQKKDGKKRKRSRKESYSVYVYKVLKQVHPDTGISSKAMGIMNSFVNDIFERIAGEASRLAHYNKRSTITSREIQTAVRLLLPGELAKHAVSEGTKAVTKYTSSK, from the coding sequence ATGCCTGAACCGGCGAAGTCCGCTCTTGCCCCGAAGAAGGGATCCAAGAAGGCGGTGACCAAAGCCCAGAAGAAAGATGGCAAGAAGCGCAAGCGCAGCCGCAAGGAGAGCTATTCTGTGTACGTGTACAAGGTGCTGAAGCAGGTCCATCCGGACACCGGCATTTCGTCCAAGGCCATGGGCATCATGAATTCGTTTGTCAACGATATCTTTGAGCGCATTGCTGGCGAGGCGTCGCGCCTGGCTCATTATAACAAGCGTTCGACCATCACGTCCAGGGAGATCCAGACGGCCGTGCGCCTGTTGCTGCCTGGGGAGCTGGCCAAGCACGCCGTGTCTGAGGGCACCAAGGCTGTCACCAAGTACACCAGCTCTAAGTAA
- the LOC118903220 gene encoding histone H2A type 1-B has protein sequence MSGRGKQGGKARAKAKTRSSRAGLQFPVGRVHRLLRKGNYSERVGAGAPVYLAAVLEYLTAEILELAGNAARDNKKTRIIPRHLQLAIRNDEELNKLLGRVTIAQGGVLPNIQAVLLPKKTESHHKAKGK, from the coding sequence ATGTCTGGGCGCGGGAAGCAAGGAGGCAAAGCTCGCGCCAAGGCTAAGACCCGCTCCTCGCGAGCTGGGCTCCAATTTCCCGTAGGGCGAGTGCACCGCCTGCTCCGCAAAGGCAACTACTCCGAGCGGGTAGGTGCCGGGGCCCCCGTGTACTTGGCGGCGGTGCTGGAGTATCTGACGGCTGAGATCCTGGAGCTGGCGGGCAACGCGGCCCGCGACAACAAGAAGACGCGTATCATCCCGCGCCACCTGCAGCTGGCCATCCGCAACGACGAGGAGCTCAACAAGCTCTTAGGTCGCGTGACCATCGCTCAGGGTGGCGTCCTGCCCAACATCCAGGCTGTGCTGCTGCCTAAGAAAACCGAGAGCCACCACAAGGCCAAGGGCAAGTGA
- the LOC118903231 gene encoding histone H3.1, whose amino-acid sequence MARTKQTARKSTGGKAPRKQLATKAARKSAPATGGVKKPHRYRPGTVALREIRRYQKSTELLIRKLPFQRLVREIAQDFKTDLRFQSSAVMALQEACEAYLVGLFEDTNLCAIHAKRVTIMPKDIQLARRIRGERA is encoded by the coding sequence ATGGCTCGTACAAAGCAGACTGCTCGCAAGTCCACCGGCGGCAAGGCGCCGCGCAAGCAGCTGGCCACCAAGGCGGCCCGCAAGAGCGCACCGGCCACGGGCGGCGTGAAGAAGCCGCACCGCTACCGGCCCGGCACGGTGGCCCTGCGCGAGATCCGCCGCTACCAGAAGTCCACGGAGCTGCTGATCCGCAAGCTGCCGTTCCAGCGCCTGGTGCGCGAGATCGCGCAGGACTTCAAGACCGACCTGCGCTTCCAGAGCTCGGCCGTGATGGCGCTGCAGGAGGCGTGCGAGGCCTACCTGGTGGGGCTCTTCGAGGACACCAACCTGTGTGCCATCCACGCCAAGCGCGTCACCATCATGCCCAAAGACATCCAGCTTGCCCGCCGCATCCGCGGGGAGAGGGCGTAA